DNA from Salinibacter grassmerensis:
GTCTCCACGAATCTATGTCGTTTCTCTCCACATCCACCTCGACCGACCATGTCTACTTCCCCCGCACCGCCCGTCGGCATCGCCATGGGCAGCGACTCTGATCTTCCCGTCATGGAGGACGCCGCCGAGGTGCTCGACGAGTTTGACGTGTCCTACGAGATGCGGGTCCTCTCCGCCCACCGCACTCCAGGCGTCATGAAGGAGTACGCCGAGGCGGCCCACGAGCGCGGCGTGGAGGTCATTATCGCCGGCGCCGGCGGGGCGGCCCACCTGCCCGGCATGCTCGCCGCCACCACGCCCCTCCCCGTCATCGGCGTGCCCGTAAAAACCAGTACCATGAACGGCATCGACTCGCTGCTGTCCATCGTCCAGATGCCAGGCGGCGTGCCCGTCGGGTCCGTCGCCATCAACGCCGCCGACAATGCCGCCCTGCTGGCTGTTCAAATTCTCGGCGTTGAGAACCCCGACCTCCGGTCCAAAATGACCGCGTACAAGGACGACTTGACGGAGAAGGTGGGGGAGATGGACGAGCGCGTGTCCGACCGCTCGAGCAGCACTTAACCTGGATCTTCCCTAAGTCCCCAATGTCTTTTCGGAGATACACACTCGCTATAATCGGGGTGCTGGTGGGGTACGCGTGGGTGACAGGTGCCGCTACCGCCCAGGAGCGGACGGCGCTTCCGTCGCGCCAGCACGCCACGGCTCGATCGACGGCGGATATCGCCATCCAGACGCTGCCGACCGTCGATGTAGAGGCGCTCCGAGCCAAGGCTGAAAAACGAGCGGATAAGGGAGAGCCATACCGCTTCGGAAAAGCATTTGATACCGACTATTCGCTTCACAAAAATGGCACTTGGGAGCAGCTCCCGTCGGGTTCCTGGCTCTGGCGTCTTCGTATCCGCTCCGAAAATGCAGTTTCTCTCAACTTTGGGTTTAAGAATTTCCTACTACCCAGAGGTGCCAAGCTATATGTTCATGATCCAAGAGGTGAAGTTATACATGGCCCTTACACCCGAGAGGATGCCACGAAAGGGCAACTCTGGACACCCATCGTGCCCGGCAATCAGGCAATTATTGAACTTGAAGTGCCCGAAGGGAAACGGGAAAGAACATCTGTTCTCGTATCAAGAGCTAATCACGGCTTCCGCCCCTTAAGCCCAAAACCTACTAAGAAGGCCGATGTAGGTTCACGATCCTGTAACATTGACGTTGCATGTCCTGAAGCCGATCCCTGGCGGAATCAGATCCGCTCTGTGGGACTCTATTCCATCAACGGTACCGACCTCTGTTCAGGATCACTCATCAACAATACAAGCGAAGATGGAACGCCGTACTTCCTCACTGCTGAGCACTGTTTGGAAGGAAGTGAAGAGAAGGTTACCTCGATGGTTTTTTACTGGAACTACCAGCATCCAACGTGTCGTCCACAAGGAGGAGAAGAAGAAATACCTCCTACTACTGACGACAAAACCGACCAGACATCATCCGGTGCCCTTCTCCGAATGAGCTACGGAAACTGCGAAAATACTAATGGCTTCTGTTCTTCGAATGACATAGCAGGTAAGCCGGATATTACTCTTGTCGAAATCGACGAGCCAATTCCAGCAAGCTATAATCTTTTTCTGAACGGGTGGAATCGAGAGGAAGAATTTGCCCCATCAGAGGCTGTAAG
Protein-coding regions in this window:
- the purE gene encoding 5-(carboxyamino)imidazole ribonucleotide mutase, yielding MSTSPAPPVGIAMGSDSDLPVMEDAAEVLDEFDVSYEMRVLSAHRTPGVMKEYAEAAHERGVEVIIAGAGGAAHLPGMLAATTPLPVIGVPVKTSTMNGIDSLLSIVQMPGGVPVGSVAINAADNAALLAVQILGVENPDLRSKMTAYKDDLTEKVGEMDERVSDRSSST
- a CDS encoding trypsin-like serine peptidase, with translation MLVGYAWVTGAATAQERTALPSRQHATARSTADIAIQTLPTVDVEALRAKAEKRADKGEPYRFGKAFDTDYSLHKNGTWEQLPSGSWLWRLRIRSENAVSLNFGFKNFLLPRGAKLYVHDPRGEVIHGPYTREDATKGQLWTPIVPGNQAIIELEVPEGKRERTSVLVSRANHGFRPLSPKPTKKADVGSRSCNIDVACPEADPWRNQIRSVGLYSINGTDLCSGSLINNTSEDGTPYFLTAEHCLEGSEEKVTSMVFYWNYQHPTCRPQGGEEEIPPTTDDKTDQTSSGALLRMSYGNCENTNGFCSSNDIAGKPDITLVEIDEPIPASYNLFLNGWNREEEFAPSEAVSIHHPSTYGKRITFEFDQTAITGLSNSSNDTHIRVNWDKGTTERGSSGGPLFDSSQRTVGVLSSGGLGCEVQDWYGRIYNAWETGGPIGAQLQGWLDPRNTGSKTLSGRPLNGETDVAPPAPVQDFQISEVDTREPSVTLRWTATGDDGRTGSAQRYLLRYDTTRIESAADFEQARPVNVPLLPAPAGRTEIATVTSSDGLETGRTYYFALVAEDDAGNRSSQASPGREAVLTREIRIDEGGVASGPTSSSTTRFVLDKTQEVRVELYDLLGRRLRILLDREIPEGFRQSVRISTGSLSSGPYFLRFNGETFTETRKITVVN